From Streptomyces fungicidicus, one genomic window encodes:
- a CDS encoding sulfite oxidase-like oxidoreductase codes for MGQPAERESGERASEGAARSELPPGQRLQRGWPVTHYGPVPKFRPERWDFRVFGATADGEKHCWNHEEFTALPYTTVVADLHCVTKFSMVGAEWGGIPARTIVDIAPPAPDVTHVMVWAEYGFSSNLRLADFTSERALFATHKDGELLTAEHGFPLRLVVPHLYAWKGPKWVRGVEYMTADRRGFWEERGYHNIGDPWSEQRYSYQEEPGDGPEL; via the coding sequence ATGGGTCAGCCGGCGGAACGCGAATCGGGGGAGCGCGCATCAGAAGGAGCGGCGCGATCCGAGCTCCCGCCGGGGCAGCGGCTGCAGCGGGGCTGGCCGGTCACGCACTACGGGCCGGTCCCCAAGTTCCGGCCCGAACGCTGGGACTTCCGGGTCTTCGGCGCCACCGCCGACGGTGAGAAGCACTGCTGGAACCACGAGGAGTTCACGGCCCTGCCGTACACCACCGTCGTGGCCGACCTGCACTGCGTCACCAAGTTCAGCATGGTCGGCGCCGAGTGGGGCGGCATCCCGGCGCGCACCATCGTGGACATCGCCCCGCCCGCGCCGGACGTCACCCATGTGATGGTCTGGGCGGAGTACGGCTTCAGCTCCAACCTGCGGCTCGCCGACTTCACCTCCGAGCGCGCCCTCTTCGCCACCCACAAGGACGGCGAGCTGCTCACCGCCGAGCACGGCTTCCCGCTGCGCCTGGTCGTCCCCCATCTGTACGCGTGGAAGGGCCCCAAGTGGGTCCGCGGAGTGGAGTACATGACCGCCGACCGCCGGGGCTTCTGGGAGGAGCGCGGCTACCACAACATCGGCGACCCCTGGAGCGAGCAGCGCTACTCCTACCAGGAGGAGCCCGGGGACGGCCCCGAGCTCTGA